Proteins co-encoded in one Neodiprion lecontei isolate iyNeoLeco1 chromosome 3, iyNeoLeco1.1, whole genome shotgun sequence genomic window:
- the LOC107227057 gene encoding agrin, with protein MRFQYIVGAFLLLFCCLHDYVAEGATNCPRICPPSGEPVCGSDDVIYASQCDMRKKMCGKGVTVSKEKSACLRSSGSKCEHRCPGDSDAVCGTDGRTYLNKCMLRVEICRVGIELSHLGPCNNISAHRENCPVSCDLAPLDGPICGSDGNVYKSTCQMKLLTCGQGVVRTNKKHCQTTRHCRESCWRGAKPACGSDGILYSNTCKMRAKNCGKHVFEVPMSFCVSRERTAGGNLPTTCPLDCNNEPETPVCGSDGGIYRNECEMQMLNCGQSRRKVTKADFEKCRPRLNKCMKQQQRCVDEDDPVCGSDANTYPNQCRLNVAICLKGIQLAHVGQCTALKEVENCPEDCSEVVEEPVCGSDGNVYRSTCHLRRDTCGQRVVPVPAQHCPTTALCNQVCEGDRQFVCGSDNKLYRNECEMKRDNCGKHVYVVPMKRCLQGFSFRGCQKICPPYYDPVCGTDGMTYSNECFLEIENCRSRSLVTKKYHGVCGQPTEEPKNYLY; from the exons ATTACGTAGCGGAAGGTGCGACGAATTGTCCCAGAATATGTCCGCCGAGCGGAGAACCGGTATGTGGAAGCGACGATGTCATTTATGCCTCCCAGTGCGACATGCGGAAAAAAATGTGCGGCAAAG GGGTGACCGTTTCCAAGGAGAAATCAGCCTGTCTGAGGTCTTCCGGTAGCAAATGCGAGCATCGTTGTCCGGGCGATTCGGACGCAGTTTGCGGTACCGACGGGCGTACCTACTTGAACAAGTGCATGTTGCGGGTCGAGATATGCAGAGTTGGGATCGAGCTTTCGCACTTGGGTCCATGCAACAACATCTCGGCACACAGGGAGAATTGCCCAGTATCCTGTGATCTGGCCCCACTGGACGGGCCGATTTGCGGCAGCGATGGAAACGTCTACAAGTCTACGTGCCAGATGAAACTCCTCACCTGCGG ACAAGGTGTCGTGCGAACGAACAAAAAACACTGTCAAACTACACGGCACTGTAGAGAATCCTGCTGGAGAGGTGCCAAACCAGCTTGTGGAAGCGACGGAATTCTCTACTCGAACACTTGCAAAATGCGGGCGAAAAATTGCGG CAAGCACGTGTTCGAGGTGCCAATGTCATTCTGTGTGTCTCGGGAACGGACAGCCGGTGGAAATTTGCCCACAACGTGCCCGTTGGACTGCAATAACGAACCGGAAACACCCGTCTGCGGATCGGACGGAGGCATATATCGGAATGAATGCGAGATGCAGATGCTGAATTGCGG ACAATCTAGAAGAAAGGTGACCAAGGCTGACTTCGAGAAGTGTCGACCACGGTTAAACAAGTGTATGAAACAACAGCAGAGGTGCGTCGATGAGGATGACCCAGTTTGCGGCAGTGACGCCAACACATATCCAAACCAGTGTCGACTCAACGTCGCGATTTGCCT GAAAGGAATCCAGCTGGCTCACGTTGGACAGTGCACAGCCTTGAAGGAAGTGGAAAATTGCCCGGAAGACTGCAGCGAAGTTGTAGAGGAGCCCGTTTGTGGAAGCGACGGCAATGTTTATAG ATCAACGTGCCATTTGCGGCGAGACACTTGCGGTCAACGTGTCGTTCCAGTCCCTGCTCAACACTGCCCCACAACGGCGCTGTGCAATCAAGTTTGCGAAGGAGACCGGCAATTCGTGTGCGGCTCGGACAACAAGCTTTACAGGAACGAGTGTGAGATGAAACGGGATAATTGCGG GAAGCACGTCTACGTCGTGCCGATGAAACGGTGCCTTCAAGGATTTTCTTTTCGTGGATGCCAAAAAATCTGCCCCCCTTACTACGATCCTGTCTGCGGCACTGACGGAATGACCTACAGCAACGAGTGCTTCCTAGAGATTGAAAATTGCCGCAGTCGAAGTCTCGTCACGAAAAAGTACCACGGTGTATGCGGCCAGCCCACCGAGGAGCCAAAAAATTATCTGTACTAG